In Spiroplasma sp. SV19, one DNA window encodes the following:
- a CDS encoding lipoprotein — MKKLLTILTSAGLLVPTVNSIISCNSHPKHVPDDDAGEGTNDVEIINKIMKKVKETFKAWWDKKATIDINTYPDQITKFQELVDNVKKHDNLTLVGKKISQWRFLDQLVTGFKTEFENINREIANEYSNFYLHTMPLSIEPNDIMFTLSHINFDNLAKLLTVNNNSIMGITINFKVSYQIKFKNLEQRDSIDGLVVICNDIEALNGIQEDLENYFIAFIDELFKKKNYNAVAKSNISFDRIYVSNTVWPHIEQELRAIGIVFKGRIGMWRVDYSYDYDREFQLYNRMLKSNSVLPWAGEGYNAEKLTPENFLEFYKQNYFSPRTIQDYYVKGIMAYFRPDTLTIENLPFKSTRIDLKNKIYLIKEKAKIDEDLNQFAKTTMQLWQYYQIETYNDKLVFKVNQDDFDNLIKTAVSLNNTVSFNLKQVFIKVFSIFVSTLNSTVNLNSIIRIVDGKINLIKETKSFAFQLFWKQSKSGYYSEDNAINFEWSNFAYSFFFGPSYKETNTDKTDEFLQTIEFKVV; from the coding sequence ATGAAAAAATTGTTAACGATTTTAACGAGTGCTGGTTTATTAGTACCAACGGTTAATAGCATTATTAGTTGTAATAGTCATCCAAAGCATGTTCCTGATGATGATGCTGGAGAAGGTACAAATGATGTTGAAATTATCAATAAAATTATGAAAAAAGTAAAAGAAACTTTTAAAGCATGATGAGATAAAAAAGCAACAATTGATATTAACACTTATCCTGATCAAATTACAAAATTTCAAGAATTAGTTGATAATGTAAAAAAACATGATAATTTAACCTTAGTAGGAAAAAAAATTAGTCAGTGACGTTTTCTTGATCAATTAGTAACTGGATTCAAAACAGAATTTGAAAATATTAATCGTGAAATTGCAAATGAATATTCTAATTTTTATTTGCATACAATGCCATTATCAATTGAACCAAATGATATTATGTTTACGTTAAGTCATATTAATTTTGATAATTTAGCAAAATTACTTACCGTTAATAATAATAGTATTATGGGAATTACAATTAATTTCAAGGTTTCATACCAAATTAAATTTAAAAACCTTGAACAACGTGATAGCATTGATGGTTTAGTTGTTATTTGCAATGATATTGAAGCTTTAAACGGTATTCAGGAGGACCTTGAAAACTATTTTATTGCTTTTATTGATGAGCTTTTTAAAAAGAAAAACTATAATGCTGTTGCTAAATCAAACATCAGTTTTGATAGAATATATGTTTCAAATACTGTTTGACCTCATATTGAGCAAGAATTAAGGGCAATAGGGATTGTATTTAAGGGTCGGATTGGGATGTGAAGAGTAGACTACAGTTATGATTATGATAGGGAGTTTCAACTCTATAATAGGATGCTTAAATCCAATTCGGTTTTACCGTGGGCTGGGGAAGGTTATAATGCTGAGAAATTAACACCCGAGAATTTTTTGGAATTTTATAAGCAAAATTATTTTAGCCCAAGGACTATACAAGATTATTATGTTAAGGGTATTATGGCCTATTTTAGACCAGATACTTTAACAATTGAAAACCTACCATTTAAGAGCACAAGGATAGATTTAAAAAATAAGATTTATTTAATAAAAGAAAAAGCAAAAATTGATGAAGACTTAAATCAATTTGCGAAAACAACAATGCAGTTATGACAGTATTATCAAATTGAAACATACAATGACAAACTTGTTTTTAAAGTGAACCAAGATGATTTTGACAATTTAATAAAGACAGCTGTTTCTTTAAATAATACTGTCAGTTTTAATTTAAAACAAGTTTTTATAAAAGTTTTTAGTATATTTGTAAGTACATTAAACTCAACAGTGAATTTAAATAGTATTATTAGAATCGTTGATGGAAAAATCAATTTAATAAAAGAAACAAAATCATTTGCTTTTCAATTGTTTTGAAAACAAAGTAAAAGTGGATATTATTCAGAGGATAATGCAATCAATTTTGAATGAAGTAATTTTGCTTATAGTTTTTTCTTTGGACCAAGTTACAAAGAAACAAATACCGATAAAACTGATGAATTTTTACAAACAATTGAATTTAAAGTTGTTTAG
- a CDS encoding MurR/RpiR family transcriptional regulator, whose translation MLLNKLRLHFNELTKTEQQIADYILNNFTAFSNMTLKELASKFHVSLSTITRLFQKIGINGFKAAKNELFAIDSDFLVTTLQPVARLYKNTLCEGIIHSLNALDFNKINDVAMTMYETKKIVIFATGNSKILGQFFYFQLLYFQFDVTLISSLYDEKGFNLDQNTVVLILTIGGRNIKVQRYLTLIKNKPVMLKIIVSSSNVFVDKDSLDYHFHGKVIDETQLDTDIFPMNGKYIVQIILDQIIEQIGLQVKELDKEYWQKIKTKRITTKTNIKQNKNN comes from the coding sequence ATGCTACTTAATAAATTGCGATTGCACTTTAATGAATTAACCAAAACAGAGCAACAAATTGCTGATTATATTTTAAATAATTTTACTGCTTTTAGTAATATGACATTAAAAGAGTTAGCAAGTAAATTTCATGTTAGTTTGTCAACAATTACCCGATTGTTTCAAAAAATAGGAATTAATGGTTTTAAGGCGGCAAAAAATGAGCTCTTTGCAATTGATAGTGATTTTTTAGTAACAACTTTACAACCAGTTGCTCGTTTATACAAAAATACTTTATGTGAAGGAATTATTCATTCTTTAAATGCCTTGGATTTTAATAAAATTAATGATGTAGCAATGACAATGTATGAAACTAAAAAAATAGTTATTTTTGCAACTGGCAATAGTAAAATCTTGGGACAGTTCTTTTACTTTCAACTATTATATTTTCAGTTTGATGTTACGTTAATATCATCATTATATGATGAAAAAGGTTTTAATCTTGATCAAAATACCGTTGTCTTAATTTTAACAATTGGGGGCAGAAATATTAAGGTCCAGCGTTATTTAACATTAATTAAAAACAAACCTGTTATGTTAAAAATAATTGTTTCATCCTCAAATGTTTTTGTTGATAAGGATTCATTAGATTATCACTTTCATGGCAAGGTGATTGATGAAACCCAATTAGATACTGATATTTTTCCAATGAATGGTAAATACATTGTGCAAATTATTTTAGATCAAATTATTGAACAAATTGGGTTACAGGTTAAAGAGTTAGATAAAGAATATTGACAAAAGATTAAGACAAAACGAATTACTACTAAAACAAATATTAAGCAAAATAAAAACAATTAA
- a CDS encoding PTS transporter subunit EIIC produces the protein MNTIKNKAIWNITKMFLGKIRRSLETFGRAIIVPVSIIPLLALIGAIGYAMQSISLHFNTYTGTLKTVADAIKDIGMIAITNIDFLIAVGLAAGLAKEEKLAAGLSGLLSLAALYFSSSFMIGLLNPTWLKQPQMYGLITRFGKIGFNYNAFGGMIAGLIGYVIHKYTYRIKFPMWLSFFGGPRFSPVAATLVAWLLGMLLALIWIPISAGLVSVGKSWAAMGAGGPFLYGFTNRLLIPFGLHQVVNYFLYYTAVGAVYQNVAGVEIQGIYNVALAKLGDGLLITAKDTWIVNGTFPTNMFALPAAALAMYFMIPKQNRKVAGSVLIAAALSSFLAGVTEPIEFSFLFASPCLYLIHTIFTGITYLTMYLAGFAQISTRGSGIVTWIVVNALNVTRIERVWGLFIVGPCVAGLYFGTFYGMIKYFDFKTPGREGKAVTLPTKKEALKQDNTNNGNGLLPLSQAEMIIKAYGGVENILTFANCISRLRVVVKDKTLFNEELAKAAGAFGFKYNETEIHSIFGPKVVNIASDVKKILEIKD, from the coding sequence ATGAACACAATAAAAAATAAGGCAATTTGAAATATAACGAAGATGTTTCTTGGTAAAATAAGACGAAGTTTAGAAACTTTTGGCCGTGCCATTATTGTTCCGGTTTCGATCATTCCGTTATTGGCATTAATTGGTGCCATTGGTTATGCAATGCAATCAATTTCCTTACATTTTAATACGTATACAGGAACGTTAAAAACGGTTGCTGATGCGATTAAAGATATTGGAATGATTGCCATTACCAATATTGATTTTTTAATTGCCGTTGGTCTAGCTGCGGGTTTAGCAAAAGAGGAAAAACTTGCAGCAGGATTATCAGGTTTATTAAGTTTAGCGGCATTATATTTTTCATCATCATTTATGATTGGATTATTAAATCCAACGTGATTAAAACAACCGCAAATGTATGGTTTAATAACTCGATTTGGTAAAATAGGTTTTAATTATAATGCATTTGGTGGTATGATTGCTGGGTTAATTGGTTATGTAATTCATAAGTATACTTATCGAATTAAGTTTCCAATGTGATTAAGTTTTTTTGGAGGGCCGCGATTTTCACCAGTTGCTGCAACACTTGTGGCATGATTGTTGGGAATGTTATTAGCCTTAATTTGAATTCCAATTTCAGCGGGTTTAGTCTCTGTGGGAAAATCATGAGCAGCAATGGGAGCAGGAGGCCCCTTCTTATATGGTTTTACTAATCGACTATTAATTCCGTTTGGTTTACACCAAGTTGTTAATTATTTCTTATATTACACTGCTGTTGGAGCAGTATATCAAAATGTAGCAGGAGTTGAAATTCAAGGAATTTATAATGTAGCTTTAGCAAAATTAGGGGATGGGTTATTAATTACGGCAAAAGATACTTGAATTGTTAATGGTACATTTCCAACTAATATGTTTGCTTTACCAGCTGCCGCATTAGCAATGTATTTTATGATTCCAAAACAAAATCGTAAGGTGGCAGGTTCAGTCCTAATTGCTGCGGCATTATCAAGTTTCTTAGCGGGAGTGACAGAACCAATTGAGTTTAGTTTTTTGTTTGCATCACCATGTTTATATTTGATTCATACAATATTTACTGGGATAACTTATTTAACAATGTATCTTGCTGGTTTTGCCCAAATTTCAACACGTGGAAGTGGTATTGTAACTTGAATTGTTGTTAATGCTTTAAATGTAACAAGAATCGAACGTGTGTGAGGATTATTTATTGTTGGTCCTTGTGTAGCAGGACTTTACTTTGGAACATTTTATGGGATGATTAAGTATTTTGATTTTAAAACACCTGGTCGTGAAGGAAAAGCCGTTACATTACCAACAAAAAAAGAAGCATTAAAACAAGATAATACTAATAATGGAAATGGATTACTGCCATTGTCGCAAGCAGAAATGATAATTAAAGCATATGGTGGTGTTGAAAATATTCTTACTTTTGCTAATTGTATTAGTCGATTAAGAGTGGTTGTGAAAGATAAAACATTATTTAATGAAGAGTTGGCAAAAGCGGCAGGGGCTTTTGGATTTAAATATAATGAAACTGAAATTCATAGTATTTTTGGACCGAAAGTTGTGAATATTGCTAGCGATGTTAAAAAAATTCTAGAAATTAAAGATTAA
- a CDS encoding dual specificity protein phosphatase produces MKIIDNLYLGDQFSQPNNIDYVLKATDISYNFSYYDEIKYPNFKKTPTTLILNLDDGYFIDDINKYAIIAGLKFINYNINKGKIYVHCQRGVSRSASLVFMYLVLNNKLSQDNFFKAITLYLQNFYPNMSVNEGIYQFIFQNYPYLHFREQMNWSWETLGNFRGKENE; encoded by the coding sequence ATGAAAATCATTGATAATTTATATCTTGGTGATCAATTTTCACAACCAAATAACATTGATTATGTTTTAAAAGCAACAGATATCTCTTACAATTTTTCGTATTATGATGAAATTAAGTATCCAAATTTTAAAAAAACTCCAACTACTTTAATTTTAAATTTAGATGATGGTTATTTTATTGATGATATTAATAAATATGCAATTATTGCAGGTTTAAAATTTATTAATTACAATATTAATAAAGGAAAAATATATGTTCATTGTCAACGTGGTGTTTCGCGCAGTGCTAGTTTAGTTTTTATGTATTTAGTTCTAAACAATAAATTATCACAAGATAACTTTTTTAAAGCAATAACTTTATATTTACAAAATTTTTATCCGAATATGAGTGTGAATGAAGGAATATATCAATTTATTTTTCAGAACTATCCTTATTTGCATTTTCGTGAACAAATGAATTGATCTTGAGAAACTCTTGGTAATTTCCGAGGAAAAGAAAATGAATAA
- the hisS gene encoding histidine--tRNA ligase, with amino-acid sequence MNIQKPRGTEDIYYEKASELSALELILRDIVMQYNYHEIRTPVFEAKDLFVRAVGTETDIVTKEMFELLDKKERQFVLRPEATAPVIRSILEDKLYGKYELPLKLFYLGSMFRYERPQHGRLRQFNQFGVEVVGVKNYLLDVEVILLGYNLLKALGLPNIMLKLNYLTVGSERTKYIEILKTFLKTQDLCSDCIIRVEKNPLRVLDCKIDSKKFNQAPKIYDYLSESDQTEFNNLQNILTKLAIPFVLDHKLVRGLDYYTSLVFEIVVDKQDHELTLLGGGRYDQLVNSFEPSLDYPAVGFALGLERLLLTLAENQISLADEPYLDAYLICLSDHARYFATSLLLLLRGSGFRVDCDYLSRSVKAQFKSLERLKAKNAIIIGDEELKKNVVKIKNQTTGKEQEVKFEKIITFLSKENK; translated from the coding sequence ATGAATATTCAAAAACCACGGGGAACCGAAGACATATATTATGAAAAAGCTAGTGAATTAAGCGCATTAGAATTAATTTTACGAGATATTGTGATGCAGTATAATTATCATGAAATTAGAACACCAGTATTTGAAGCAAAAGACTTATTTGTTCGTGCTGTTGGAACGGAAACTGATATTGTTACTAAAGAAATGTTTGAATTATTAGATAAAAAAGAACGTCAATTTGTATTACGTCCAGAAGCAACAGCCCCTGTGATTCGTAGTATTCTTGAAGATAAATTGTATGGAAAATATGAACTACCATTAAAATTATTTTATCTTGGCAGTATGTTTCGTTATGAACGACCACAACATGGGCGATTACGACAATTTAATCAGTTTGGGGTTGAAGTTGTTGGTGTTAAAAATTATTTATTAGATGTTGAAGTAATTTTACTTGGTTATAATCTTTTAAAAGCACTTGGTTTACCAAATATTATGTTAAAGTTAAATTATTTAACAGTTGGTTCAGAACGAACAAAATACATTGAAATTTTAAAAACATTTTTAAAAACCCAAGATTTATGTTCTGATTGTATTATTCGAGTGGAAAAAAATCCGTTGCGAGTATTAGATTGTAAAATTGATAGCAAAAAGTTTAATCAAGCACCAAAAATTTATGATTATTTATCAGAAAGTGATCAAACTGAATTTAATAATTTACAAAATATTTTAACAAAATTAGCTATCCCATTTGTATTAGATCATAAATTAGTGCGCGGGTTAGATTATTATACTTCTCTTGTTTTTGAAATAGTAGTTGATAAACAAGATCATGAATTAACTTTGTTAGGTGGGGGAAGATATGATCAATTAGTAAATAGTTTTGAACCTAGTTTAGATTATCCAGCGGTTGGTTTTGCATTAGGATTGGAACGTTTATTATTAACTTTAGCGGAAAATCAAATTAGTTTAGCTGATGAACCTTATTTAGATGCTTATTTAATTTGTTTATCTGATCATGCCCGTTATTTTGCAACATCATTATTGTTATTATTGCGGGGAAGTGGTTTTCGTGTTGATTGTGATTATTTATCACGAAGTGTTAAAGCACAATTTAAATCATTGGAACGTTTAAAAGCAAAGAATGCCATTATTATTGGTGATGAAGAATTGAAAAAAAATGTTGTTAAAATTAAAAACCAAACAACTGGCAAAGAACAAGAAGTTAAATTTGAGAAAATTATCACATTTTTAAGTAAGGAGAATAAATAA
- the aspS gene encoding aspartate--tRNA ligase: MKRTHTCGELTLKNVQTKVVLEGWVAKNRRMGGIIFLDLRDREGITQIVVQPEHSQYEMINSVRNEFVIRVEGTVIERKNKNLELKTGEIEISVITVTILSKAQTTPLIINDVTDALEDVRMKYRYLDLRRPVMQQKIMLRNHLINTIRQFLQEQKFIDIETPILNKSTPEGARDFLVPSRQSLHNFYALPQSPQLFKQLLMLAGFDKYFQIAKCFRDEDLRSDRQPEFTQLDLEMSFVEREDIFTLVEALFKVIMTEVMKVTIKTPFIQMNYDDAIEKYGTDKPDTRYDLQLFDATTIFDQTTFSIFASALQNNLSLKGIFIPHLVTKKQVEELTRIAQQNKAKGLAWVKQENNVWEGSIAKFISDAEKTALLKISDKQLGTFFFVSDEKTVTCQALGAVRVELAKMFALIPPNEYHFLWIINWPLYEWSDETNRYEAAHHPFTAPTTEYLANFDQNLATARANAYDLVLNGYEIGGGSIRIHQSDIQQKMFESLQLTAKEIESKFGWFLNAFNYGVPPHGGIAFGLDRLAMILTNSNSIRDVIAFPKNASGSDPMTEAPSPVDIKQLDELGIKLKL, encoded by the coding sequence ATGAAAAGAACACACACATGTGGGGAATTAACATTAAAGAATGTTCAAACAAAAGTTGTTTTAGAAGGATGAGTTGCTAAAAATCGCCGAATGGGGGGTATTATTTTTTTAGATTTACGTGATCGTGAGGGTATTACACAAATTGTGGTTCAACCTGAACATTCACAATATGAGATGATAAACAGTGTTCGTAATGAATTTGTTATTCGTGTTGAGGGAACTGTTATTGAACGAAAAAATAAGAATTTAGAGTTAAAAACAGGTGAAATTGAAATTAGTGTAATAACAGTAACAATTTTATCAAAAGCACAAACAACACCTTTAATTATTAATGATGTAACTGATGCATTAGAAGATGTACGAATGAAATATCGTTACTTAGATTTACGTCGACCAGTAATGCAACAAAAAATTATGTTACGAAATCATTTAATAAATACAATTCGACAGTTTTTGCAAGAGCAAAAATTTATTGATATTGAAACACCAATTTTAAACAAATCAACACCAGAAGGAGCGCGTGATTTTTTAGTACCATCACGCCAAAGCTTACACAATTTTTATGCATTACCACAATCACCGCAGTTATTTAAACAATTATTAATGTTAGCTGGGTTTGATAAGTATTTTCAAATTGCAAAGTGTTTTCGTGATGAAGATTTACGTAGTGATCGACAACCAGAATTTACACAATTAGATTTAGAAATGAGTTTTGTTGAACGTGAAGATATTTTCACGCTAGTTGAAGCATTATTTAAGGTTATTATGACTGAAGTAATGAAAGTTACAATTAAAACACCATTTATTCAAATGAATTATGATGATGCGATTGAAAAGTATGGAACAGATAAGCCAGATACTCGTTATGATTTACAATTATTTGATGCAACAACTATTTTTGATCAAACAACTTTTAGCATTTTTGCTAGTGCCTTACAAAATAATCTTAGTTTAAAAGGAATTTTTATTCCGCATTTAGTAACAAAAAAACAAGTTGAGGAATTAACCCGAATTGCTCAACAAAATAAAGCAAAAGGATTAGCATGAGTTAAACAAGAAAATAATGTGTGGGAAGGGTCAATTGCAAAATTTATTAGTGATGCAGAAAAAACAGCATTATTAAAAATTAGTGATAAACAACTGGGTACATTTTTCTTTGTTAGTGATGAAAAAACGGTTACTTGCCAAGCATTAGGAGCAGTTCGTGTTGAATTAGCAAAGATGTTTGCTTTAATTCCTCCTAATGAGTATCATTTCTTGTGAATTATTAATTGACCATTATATGAATGATCAGATGAAACAAACCGCTATGAAGCAGCACATCATCCTTTTACTGCACCAACAACAGAATACTTAGCTAATTTTGATCAAAATTTAGCTACTGCACGAGCTAATGCCTATGATTTGGTGTTAAACGGGTATGAAATTGGAGGGGGAAGTATTCGAATTCACCAAAGTGATATTCAACAAAAAATGTTTGAATCATTACAATTGACTGCTAAAGAAATTGAAAGTAAATTTGGTTGATTTTTAAATGCTTTTAATTATGGGGTGCCACCTCATGGTGGAATTGCATTTGGCCTTGATCGGTTGGCAATGATTTTAACAAATAGTAATTCAATTCGTGATGTAATTGCTTTTCCTAAAAATGCCTCAGGAAGTGATCCTATGACAGAAGCACCAAGCCCAGTTGATATAAAACAATTAGATGAATTAGGAATTAAGTTAAAATTGTAA